TTTCATTAAGCCAGGAATCTTTTTCAAGGACACACATTTCACTTGGCAGTTATTTACATACACTTTAAAGTTCACAAGTTTGAGAGCCTTTCGTGGATGTTGTCGTGAACATACGGTACTGCTAATTGTTCACAAGACTAGTAAGAAACTGTTGATAATTAATGTAGACAATTTTCTTGTTGCTTTTTATGGTAATTCCTCCAAACTTCCCCTTTTCAATTCCCTCTTGAGCTTCTTAAGTTCTAGTTCCAGGTTTCTCTTTTAGTCTATACAATGACCTTATGCTCCGTTGAATCAGTTTATCAGCACACACAATCGAAGTAGTGCGTTTCTGTAGACACTCTGGCAGTAATCCAAGTTCATGCAACATGTTATACATTAGAGCTAAATCCAGTAGCAACTGTTATGAAGTTAGCTTTTTTCAACAGATCTTCATAGGTTTTTTCTGAAACTTCCAAATCTTGTTTCAGCTTTCACTGCTTTTTCAAAATGAAAACAAAGTGCTTCATTTGTCTATACTGCTGAAACCTACTTTATCCCCTCAGTATATATAGTAGTCGCGCATCTTGGCCTGTTCCACCGACCTGTGTTCGCTACTCTTGTAACTGTTTGTATGTATTCTTGCTCTTGTGTGGAATTGTTAAGGTTCGTAATTGAGATTAAATATAAGTAAATGGCTTTACTTTGAGACAAAGGTTTGTGTATACCCAGGTAGTGGGAGCGTGTTGCAGCGCCTTCCCCGGGAGATGGAGGGCGGGGGGAAGGTACAGGACTGGCCCCAGCTTGTGGCGGGACCCAGCTGCCCGCCGCGCTCCAGGGCCCTGGTCATCGCCTCTGTCGAGATTGTGAGTCTCAGTATTGACTAATTCCAATTCTTTAATAGTTTTCCAAAGCCAAAATTCATATAGCACTTACGTGTCAACTTACTACATCTGTTCCTCTTAACTATCATGGCGGCTTACTAAAAAATTTACGAGATCAGCCTTTTGTAAATACAGACTAAGCCGTCGTAATCGAGGATGGAAATAAATTTCTATCTATAAAATAGGATGTATGAATGTCGAAGGCCAGACACTTAGGGCTATAGCCTcgccaaactttgcagggtgactgatgGGTGTTGGGGGATTGCCATAAGGGGGTTGGGGTCAGATGTGTAATTACGTAAGTGTAGTTACattatgagagctacgctcgtggtgtcccgtcttcccagtactctttggcgtataacgctttgaaactactgacggttttggcctccatcaccttctcagttagcttgtttcaaccgtctaccactcttgtTTGTAAAAGAAAACATTCTAATGTTTTTCGGCACCtctgttttcttagcttgaatctgtgttctcttgttcgtgaagtttctggtttcaggaattcctctttctcaatttggtcgatttatgttagtattttgtaagtggtgatcatatctcctctttttcttgtatcttctagttttgacatgtttaacgcctctagtctttactcgtaactctttgtttttcagttccggaagccattttgttgcatgccgttgcaccttttccagtttatgtgcttcttgagatttgggcaccatacaactgctgcatattccagttttggtctcacaaaagtcatgaacagtttcttcagtatttcaccatccatataattaagagAAAGTCTGAAGTTGGgaagcgacgcatacgctcctctcacaatattctttgtgtgttcctctggcgacagcttactatccaaccTCCCAACCCCAgatctcgttctttattagaggtctgtaattcctttccacataattcgtacgttgtgtgtggtctattttctccgattctagtttccataacatgacatttattcacattgaattccatttgccacttgacgttccaagcacttattttatctagagtGATTTGAAGGTCAttacaataatgtgtgtgtgtgtatgcgtagtGTAGATGGTAACAGTCATGAAAGTCGCGTGTAGTGTAGATGTAGCCTACGTTTTTCACTCAAGCAGCGCTGGGTACCCAGCTAAAAGTCCATAAAGGGACAAATCAATGCTATGTGAATCCTGGTAGAAGAGAACATTGCTAGTCGCATCATCTCCAACACAGACTCGATGTAGTATTTATCATTCAGTTTAAAATAAAATTTTGATGATATCAAAGTTGCAGGTTTTGCAGATGCTGCCTAGCAAGATCTGCATCGTATTGTTATGCTTATCAAGCATTTAGTTAAAACTAAGCCATACTGGGTTGACTTGATCCTCTGATGGCAACACAGCAGCGCACCATTGGCTCTAAGGACGGAACATGATTGATTGGAATGGTTTCATTTACATGATTGGAATAAGATAATTTTGAGTGCGTGGGGAGCCACAATGTGTGAAATGTATCGCCAGTATTTCTTCCATTCACATTCACAATAATTTTTACAAATCCTTGATATCAAAACAGCCGTGTCAGCCAAGTGGGTCCGCCCCCTGTTAGGCCTGCGGGCTCTAACACGGTCTGTGCCTCAGGCTTCACTAATATCTATTCAGAAATAGCTTATTGTTGAATTATTGAATGCTACATGAATTATTGTTGTTCCTATCATTATCATCAATATTATTGGTGATACtaactataacaacaacaagagcaacaactgCTGCAAAATAGAAAACCAAcaatgcctgaaacgctttgcgtattagtggctttcggTATCTAAAGCTACTAATAcgcattagtggctttaggtatcttaggtacctctatctataaatccaacattatgtttgtaactcttcatCAATTTTTGTACTTTTACCtgtataaaaatttgaattttgaatttttgaattttgaatttgaaaaaACTAAACTGTTTTAATAATAGAAAACCAAAGCTTCTAATGTATTACTTTTTATCCTGCCAGGTTGTTCTCGTTCTCTTCCTAGTGTTCTTGGGATACAGAACCATCTTCTCCAAACACAATGGTAAGCACCAGGTAGTGTGTTAGGTAAACATTGACAACTGAAGAACACTCGTGTAAACAATGTCCAGCAGTGTCTGATGGGTGTATCACGACTACATCTCAcagttcaaggagtgccggaccaaccaggctgtggtgggtatgtgggcctgcgggccgctccaagcaacagcctagtggaccaaactctcacaagtcaaacttggcctcgggccgggcttgggaagtagaagaactcccagaaccccatcaaccagttcTGTCTATTTAAAAAGCCAAGACACCACTCAGTCTTTATGGTAATATTTGTTGTCTGAAGTTAAAATTCCAATTTTAACTAATATAATTCGTATGTTTAACTTTTATattcgtaaatataagtataaatatatatatcaacgCGAGTACGGTGTCTCTCCGTATGGCAGCATATAGCCATAGTTGTGGGAGCGTACAGCTAACACATTCATTACACCATTATGAAAAAACCTGTGCAGCGGTGACTGACGGACTTGTTTTGATGCAAAGGTCCGATGCTGGAGGTCGTGGCCATCTCGGTCTCTGCAGTGATCCACCTGGTTGTTGGTATTCTACTGCTGCACGCTGCTCGCCAAGTAGGTCTCTGCTTGCACCTGTTTGTGTCTCTCTTTATTTATGAATACTCGTTGTATATATTTAGTTATATAAGTTAACAAAATTAAATTAGATATATGTTTAACTATGTGGCCactgtagatatatattattgCTAAATAATATATTGCTGAAGGTATATATCTGAACGGATACCTAAAACGAAGATAAATTGTTTTTATATAGTTTCCAACTCAAAGATGTTCAAGAAGCAAAACTTTATGTGAATAACACGGGTGAAGACATACATGTGTACACATCAGTACGTTAATGTTGGGGTTGCACTCTATGTTTCTCTCTCTTCATCTACTTGGTCTGGTCGATGGAGCGAAGGCTTAGCTTCTTACAAGAGCGgtattcgattcccgatggtccaagcGATTGGGCACTGTCCTTATATCctagctgattgattgatgaagattgggccaccaaagaggtggcacgggcatgaatagcccgtaaatatcgTAGCTGTTTGTCCTCATCTTCCCTGCTCAGAGCTTAGTACTGGCATAGCACTCTCTTCTCTGAATTTTCTCAAAATCTTCCCTCTTTCTCTTttgggagagagaagaaagaaagaaaggggaaaaagaacagtcacagtgaagaacCTGAAAAACAAGGCGGAAAAGGCGAACTCTGTAACGTTAAATACATATTAATACAAAGCTACACATATCACAGGTAAAGGCCGATACGAGTCATGACAATTCTCTTGACTAATAATGGCTGGCACCCTCAGCTGGGGGAGAggcgcggggtggtggtggtgtgggcgtgggcgtgggtgaGAGTGGTCCTCCTGGCCACAGATCTCGCTATGGTGCTGGTGCAGACGGTCGCAGGGAGAGACCCCATCATATCTACCTGCATCCTCGCCTTCTGCGTCGTCTCCGTCAGCAACATTATTGTCGTCAGATACTTCGTCCTCAACGTGAGTGCTAGTCGAAAAGTGtttggaaggttatcttgagtctGAGATAAGGTAGGTAGTCAACTAAGGTAGTCTGTCAAAGTTAACTTTTAAATAAACACGGCATTGTGGATTACATTTTATAAGAGGTGGTTGAAGGGGTGGATTACATCCATATGGTGCTCAAGAGGTGATTTAAAATTTCAGTTGGGTACCAGTTAGGTACTTCGAAGATCCATATTGTGAGCATCTATAGCCTGGTTGGTAGGATAACGGACTTGAGTTCAAATCTTATTGCTTTTTGTGAAACTAAATTTTATTACATCGATAACTATTTGTCAACTAACAAAAATATTATACTTATTGAATGGAGAATCTCACTTATTATTGAATGGGAAGCAATTCTTAAGAACAAACTCAGAGACAAGTATTTTGTGTCCCCAGCACCTGGAGCCTGTCGATGGCAGGAGACCGGGAAGCACACACCTGCAGGGAAGACCGGGAACCACACACCTCTAGTGAAGACCGGGAACCACACACCTGTAGTGAAGACCGGGAACCACACACCTGTAGTGAAGACCGGgaaccacacacacctgtagtgaaGGCCGGGAACCACACACACCTCTAGTGAAGACCGGGAACCACACACACCTCTAGTGAAGACCGGGAACCACACACCTGTAGTGAAGACCGGGAACCACACACCTGTAGTGACGACCGGGAACCACACACCTGTAGTGAAGACCGGGAAGCACACCTGCAGGGAAGACCGGGAAGCACACACCTCTAGTGAAGACCGGAAACCACACACCTCTAGTGAAGACCGGaaaccacacacacctgtagtgaaGACCGGAAACAGCACACACCTGTAGTGAAGACCAGGAAGCACACACCTGTAGTGAAGACCGGGAACCACACACCTGTAGTGACGATCGGGAACCACACACCTGTAGTGAAGACCGGGAACCACACACCTGTAGTGAAGACCGGaaaccacacacacctgtagtgaaGACCGGGAAGCACACCTGCAGGGAAGACCGGGAAGCACACACCTGTAGTGAAGACCGGGAACCACACACCTGTAGTGAAGACCGGGAAGCACACACCTGTAGTGACGATCGGGAACCACACACCTGTAGTGAAGATCGGGAACCACACACCTGTAGTAAAGACCGGGAAGCACATACACCTGTAGTGAAGACCGGGAACCACACACCTGTAGTGAAGACCGGGAAGCACACACCTGTAGTGACGATCGGGAACCACACACCTGTAGTAAAGACCGGGAAGCACATACACCTGTAGTGACGACCGGGAagcacacacacctgtagtgaaGACCGGGAACCACACACCTGTAGTGAAGACCGGGAACCACACACCTGTAGTGAAGACCGggaaccacacacacctgcagggaaGACCGGGAACCACACACCTGTAGTGAAGACCGggaaccacacacacctgcagggaaGACCGGgaaccacacacacctgtagtgacGACCGGGAAGCACACACCTGTAGTGAAGACTGCACATCTTTGCACAGTCAGCTGTGTGGAGCATGGACTGTGTATGTCTGATTATTTACGCTGGATGAACTGTATGTTAAGTTGTCACTTGACTACATATGATGCGCATGACTGGCATCATATGTAGTTAAGTGACTATGACTATGACTATGACACCGCATGACTATGTGGTGTGAGAAATAAGCCTAACCTGACTATACAAGGTGTATGTTTAGTCTACTGTATTATTGGATGTATTATTTCTGTTCTCCGATGTATTTTATCAGAATAAAGTTTAATAAAATATGTACtttaccgttgttgttgttgttttagattcagctactcggaacaaaagttgcaagtagcacgggctatggtgagcccgtagtggacgtgtattttaccatttttattttagcatatttgcaaaaaaatccTTCTGGTGGTAGTACATATGTTATTGTCACGTTCAGACGTGAGGGAAACAGCAGCAAACGTAACATTTATGCTAAAAAGTTTCCCAAAGTTAGAACTAACTATTAGGAGCGTTgtataataatttgttttatcggggacaggcagcctgtgtatataCTTTaggtttgatttgattgttgccgccgaaggcggctagtttattgtgcaccccatactcatcctgtgagcggtagcgcaaaagcattacagagggcacaaaaggtctttatcagacctcatcttagattattacataaacaatttcatctatccttcacaccttatagtaacaatgtcagctagttacagagaaagtgctattacaagagttacatatttacagtaagttatcatacattaatggtaggtctgatcgctaatacataataatttgaccaatggggatattacagagtcataggggagcttctgtttattattagtcctcacaatacactacttgtttctgaatctcatatgtcgttcatctactggaagcgaaatgtgggtacagtacaaggatttcaggtaatttatccatggtaataagataggttgccatatcatactgagtgagcttagatttatctctaaaaggctcaattttactacaatccaagatatagtgttcgagtgtgtgtccctgtctttgtccacacactttacactttacttcatctagatccctatacaagccgaactgccagagatacttgtagccaagtcttatacgagctgtggcaacatctgttagtctactgactttgttacttgccccatacacatgttttacttcacacatttcattgtgatgaacaatggacctgctagttccagtttgcactgttctactttcttcaaattcatccaagagttctcgtctaatgacacttttaagggacctatttgataactcaagattccgttcaatactgtctttatttactgcagccttagcaagggcgtcaactttgtcatgttcctgcatgccaatgtgagaaggaatccacaacatttttatatttaccctcttgctaagtattcttatatatctacgtctagcttccaagacaaacacgttattacttgattgcaaactgtttattgctcgtagtgaggatagggagtcagaaataattaagctgtctacttcagtgttgtcaataatttcgagtgctaccagtatcgctaccaactcggcctgcattgtggacgcccagttactaattcggatatttctttgagttgtgctgccatcgggctgatgagcaataacagcacttcctgccctccctgtagctgtattgagtgatccgtcagtgtatatggtctgtgcaatgttgttttcagcttgtatattgtgaatgtgttctatggtgcttaatttagcagcaagctgagcatgagggttgcttgtgattagtttcttggtggggtatgcaggggtcaggatgtcaaaaggtactatctgccagggtggaaggaagtgctgtactctttcatctgtatatacatcgtgcagtcccatcattttaacatgagtggctgttctttaaatccatttagactcgctagttccatttcgtatgtgttctaacagtgcaactgacacaatgttgtttttgttatcacgctgaAGCTTTAGTCCcaccataagattaatttcaaatatcctatctctaatgctaagtatatttaattctttccgcatgttgagaactttggtagttataggacagccaagtataattctaaatgcttcattttgcattttttccagtctatcaatacttttgccattttgcaggaccaaagctggtgcatgatagtctatcagagaccttatatacgctaaatacatcattcttgctattctaatattaacaccatatttcgggctgtaccccactacagttctgagagccttgagtctgtctctatattattgatgtaacttattgactgcagttgaggtacaagggacagaaacaccaaggtatttgaaagaagagacatagtctattggtatgttatctatctaaagttttcgtggtccacttttgcggttgccaatttgtctgttaaatacctttttTAAATATGCCTTTCCAAGGCTGATTCGACCAGTTGCTTGTAATGGAACGGAACGGTTCTTGCATTGAAAAAAATTAagtgaagccccacttttcaggtgaatttttacCACCAATGCTATTTTGGCTTACCTGCATCTTCTGAATATTTTTCCAACATATcttcggcacttttaattgttttaactatcgacaattcatccAGGCCCGCGAAGAAAATTCCCACcttttccatgagatccttaccgcatagctaggattatgtgaatccactacataaaaatactgaacaatttcttAGCAGTTACAGCCTACCTTTGctgacaccttgccatagaccgtATTGGTACATTATCGTATGCACTTAAATGATTTTCTACCGgattttacattcaattgcaaggtatctgcccaatatctagacaatgttaacacagcagcaccagtgtccagttccaagggaactaacttcccattaattacaaaattcaccacttgcgacttcacctaacataatctgctttcctcacctgcagcttcttcagacggtttaccttcctctactgccttgaccacagtaccactacctcttcttcctgcattccctggtcgtctcctctccaAAGCCTTACTATTTCTGTTTGTTTCCTAAGTATTCTCTGCACATTTTGCTCAAGTGCCCTTCCTTGTCACAAAAGTTGCATATGTAGTCCTTAAACTTGCAGTTGCTACAACTGTGATTGTACTCACAGTGTTTACATCTTGTCTGgccctgtacgaccataatttcttGGGTAGTAGATTtttacttccaaaagccctttccaggttcaaaaTCGTCTCTAGTACTGTCagtgaagtcatcgattgtagatccacgttttctgccaccaggttaggggtAAATATCTCATTTTCTATTGCCTGAACAACTGGTCTCTCACCCGACCGTCAAACTGTGCTCCAAAGTTGCAGAGGTTAGCCAATGCCATCAATTCCACATATGAATCCTGTAAGGATTCCTGCTGCTTattcgtcctcttctggaaatcaTTCAAACTTCTGTGATATGAAGGTTTCACTACATAATGACGTTTAAGCAGGGCAATCAGGTCTTCATAGGTCTTCGTGTTAGGTATCGCTGGTACACACAGGTTACCCAGGACACTATATACTTCTgtacccagtgaaactaagagtaccgctttcttgttTGCGTCCTCCTTAATCTCACGGTTACTGgaagtttgcttccagcaggctcagccataggtccaacgagatcttggaTGCATTAGATGGCGCCATTGAGATGAGCGCTGGGGCAGCCATGGCCACGATGGGTTGCACAACTCACTGTTGTCTTAAATTTCTCAACCCATCCACACGACGTACTCTGCTGATCCTCACAAGAcaaaattagagaagattcagcggtatgccaccagactcgtctcgGAACTACGAGGAAAAGCTGAAGGAGctcaacctcacatccctggaaaacagaagagtaagggaagacatgataaccacctacaaaattcccagggaaattgacagggtggacaagacaCCCTGtcaaaactcttcagcacgggtggaacccgAACAAGGGGGCTCAGGTGGAAACTTTGTACCCTAATGAACCAGAGACATcagaaagttttttttcagtgtcagagtagttaacaaatggaatgcattaggcagagatgtggtggaggctgactccatacacagtttcaaatgtaggtatgatagagccaagtaggctcaggaatctgtacaccagttcattgacggtcgagaggcggaaccaaagagacaaagcttaacccccgcaagcaaaactagatgagtacacctcGTCTTGTACCCGGGCTCTCCGTCTTAGGTGTTAATAATCCATAATCCTTGTCGCCACTGTTAAGTGTCGGCCCGTAAGAGAAACAAACTTCCTCCTCGTGCTTTATTATGAACAACAAATAATGACGTCTCAGATATACGTTACATGACTTACTATTTACAATTcttataaacaaaagagcatctgttcAAAACATGTTACACCTAAGTAGTACTTAATCCTACAAAATACCTAATCCTAACAGGAATTATCTGACACACTAGGCTGCACTAGTAGTTGTCGTTAAGACTAAAAACATGGAAATATCTTTTAAAAATTGTTGAGTGAGAGAAATAATTACATAGATTCATATATCATATTTCATTTGGCCGAAAATATTTGGTAATTGGACAATGGCTAACATAATGTTGAGGAGTTTATCTTAGCGTTTAAACATCTTACAATTCGAATGCTCAATATTGGCCTGGTGCCTCCTCCTGGTGGATGCTTACTTTACCTGTAGATGCCTGCCATATGTAATCATATCCCATAACTAAATGACACTCGGCTCGGGTATGCAGAACACATCACGGCTGACGCGACGCACTTGATACGCATCCTGCAAGTGGCGAGACGTAAACAGGTAATGTCATCCCAgcgacaactggtaactacagctaGTGTTGTCTACAGCTAAGTGTCGACTCCCTAGACGTGGCCCTGCCAACTCAATATGTCTGTCctttatatttaaaaaattaaTTTAGTTATATAATCTGTAATTTACCGCTATAATCCGTAATGAAGAGGCTGTTCATAAATAGTTAAGATATATTTTCAGTCGTATTGTGACCTTCTGCAACTCTTGCAGCAAGCTGGATGGCAAGGATGGTTTTCCCACTGATGCTGTGTGTCAGTTAATGCAGTGGGTGCTTCATGCAGTAGATAGACCTGGCGAGTGCTCACTCTGTGGCAGGCGTCGCCAGGCTCCTGTAATCATCGTCAGGAACATTGCTTCGTTGAAGTCGAGAGCATTGTAAATTTAACGTTGGCAGTGACAACAGACCAGGTTAGTGTAAGCACAGTCGTCCTATCAGTGGTTTAGCCTTGAAGGGACTGGAACCTGTTCCACATACAGGAAACTCACACACACTCTTTTTAGTAAAGCTTAAGCTTACTGGTTCGTCGACGATATTGATTATTATTTTGAACATGTTAATCTTTACTAAAGCCTTTGATGCATACGTCCTCTCAACGTGTGAatattttgtttgtatttttttcttgcaaaTATTTAAACATTTCTTTCCGTAGCTGCGTCCTTATATATGTTGTTTTTGTGAAGCAGCCATGAGAGCACTAGTGCAGGATGTGCACTGCTGCTATCACTTATCACCGCAGTCACCATGACGTGCTCGTGAAAAATCAAATGCAGCCTATTTAACCTAATTAAACAAATTATTATGCCCAAAACGGTTGGGATGTGTTCTACACATGTCGAcacgtgtctgtctgtctgtctgttaatTAGAATTCGCCTCCAAAACCTCTCAGCCGGCTAAGCGAAACTGTAGGAGGCCATTTTGATGTCCAGGCGTTAGGGGCGGTATCCACCAGTCATCAATATCGAGATATGTTTGTAAATCACAATACACTTGGGTGTAAATTATGATAACTATATCACAACATACACATTTGTTACCTGTTGTTTGGTCATACAACTCCAATGTGATGTTCCTCTCTTACTAACCTTCTCAAAACCGCCTTAAAGTTGTAGATGGAGGAGGC
The Procambarus clarkii isolate CNS0578487 chromosome 51, FALCON_Pclarkii_2.0, whole genome shotgun sequence DNA segment above includes these coding regions:
- the LOC123774624 gene encoding uncharacterized protein isoform X1 translates to MEHLKIRPHRIHVMSRPSPYTHQSSSGSVLQRLPREMEGGGKVQDWPQLVAGPSCPPRSRALVIASVEIVVLVLFLVFLGYRTIFSKHNGPMLEVVAISVSAVIHLVVGILLLHAARQLGERRGVVVVWAWAWVRVVLLATDLAMVLVQTVAGRDPIISTCILAFCVVSVSNIIVVRYFVLNHLEPVDGRRPGSTHLQGRPGTTHL
- the LOC123774624 gene encoding uncharacterized protein isoform X2, translating into MEHLKIRPHRIHVMSRPSPYTHQSSSGSVLQRLPREMEGGGKVQDWPQLVAGPSCPPRSRALVIASVEIVVLVLFLVFLGYRTIFSKHNGPMLEVVAISVSAVIHLVVGILLLHAARQLGERRGVVVVWAWAWVRVVLLATDLAMVLVQTVAGRDPIISTCILAFCVVSVSNIIVVRYFVLNQAGWQGWFSH